The Candidatus Hydrogenedentota bacterium genome includes a region encoding these proteins:
- a CDS encoding cupin domain-containing protein, translating to MNQDAYVKVTADDQPMERSICGFRQRLLKKDDGAPASITRLRTDDATPHFHKRTDEYYYVLHGAGKLVIDGEDVPVKAGDCVWVKPGHTHHAEGELESLIIGIPPFDYEDVFTEKHTPSQ from the coding sequence ATGAACCAAGACGCCTACGTAAAAGTCACCGCGGACGACCAGCCGATGGAACGCAGCATCTGCGGCTTCCGCCAACGCCTGCTAAAGAAGGACGACGGCGCTCCGGCCAGTATCACGCGGCTCAGGACCGACGACGCCACGCCGCACTTTCATAAACGGACGGACGAGTACTACTACGTGCTGCACGGGGCCGGAAAACTCGTAATTGACGGCGAGGACGTGCCGGTCAAGGCAGGCGACTGCGTCTGGGTCAAGCCCGGCCACACGCATCACGCCGAGGGCGAACTCGAATCGCTGATTATCGGTATTCCCCCCTTCGACTACGAGGATGTCTTCACGGAAAAGCACACGCCGTCGCAATAG
- a CDS encoding zinc-dependent peptidase — protein sequence MFGFKKRRRRALRAQPFPESWRAALLAGVPHYRRLPENDRAELHGHVHVLLAEKNFEGCGGLELDDTIRLVIAAHAGILLLHREPAYYPLLYSILVYPYDFVVERHLHHDDPLHVVGEDVLSGEAWAHGAVILSWDGMLKSVKHDRDGYNVALHEFAHQLDMENGPPDGFPLIRDRALRADWARVMSAEYEQLQRDLDRGRPAVLDEYAAEDPAEFFAVVTECFYEMPRRLKRRHPELYDVLQRFYQQDPAALL from the coding sequence ATGTTCGGCTTCAAGAAACGCCGCCGTCGCGCGCTGCGCGCCCAACCCTTTCCCGAGTCTTGGCGGGCCGCACTCCTGGCGGGCGTGCCTCATTACCGGCGTCTCCCGGAAAACGACCGCGCGGAACTGCACGGACATGTGCACGTCCTCCTGGCCGAGAAGAACTTCGAGGGTTGCGGCGGGCTGGAACTCGACGATACGATTCGCCTGGTAATTGCCGCGCACGCGGGCATTCTATTGCTGCACCGGGAGCCCGCCTATTATCCCCTGCTGTATTCCATCCTCGTGTATCCCTACGATTTTGTCGTCGAGCGCCACTTGCATCACGACGACCCGCTGCATGTTGTTGGAGAGGACGTGCTTTCCGGTGAAGCCTGGGCGCACGGCGCGGTCATCCTGTCCTGGGACGGCATGCTCAAGAGTGTCAAGCACGACCGCGACGGCTACAATGTCGCTTTGCACGAGTTCGCCCATCAGTTGGACATGGAGAACGGCCCGCCGGACGGGTTTCCCCTGATCCGCGACCGCGCGTTGCGGGCGGACTGGGCGCGCGTGATGAGCGCCGAATACGAGCAGCTGCAACGCGATTTGGACCGGGGCCGGCCGGCCGTGCTGGACGAATACGCCGCCGAAGACCCCGCGGAATTCTTCGCCGTGGTCACGGAATGCTTCTACGAGATGCCGCGGCGGCTCAAACGGCGCCATCCGGAGTTGTACGACGTACTGCAGCGGTTCTATCAGCAGGACCCGGCGGCGCTGTTATGA
- the maf gene encoding septum formation protein Maf: MKRIILASASPRRRALLAALGIEFEPAVSDALEIVAGPSPACIVETNAVSKRDDVAARGGGPAVIIAADTLVFLDEHVLPKPADEAEARAMLARLSGRTHQVYTGLAVVDTATGQTAQGHECTDVTFRDLTPEEIGYFVDTVKPLDRAGAYTVDGPGSLLVARYDGCYMNVLGLPIVRLDLLLREIGVRLLDHMHPHRAVFL; this comes from the coding sequence GTGAAACGCATCATCCTCGCTTCCGCTTCGCCGCGGCGCCGCGCGCTGCTCGCCGCGCTGGGTATCGAATTCGAGCCGGCCGTGAGCGATGCCCTGGAGATCGTCGCGGGGCCTTCTCCCGCCTGCATTGTGGAGACCAACGCCGTCTCCAAGCGTGATGATGTCGCCGCGCGCGGCGGTGGCCCCGCCGTGATTATCGCGGCGGACACCCTGGTCTTTCTTGACGAGCACGTACTGCCCAAACCCGCCGATGAAGCCGAGGCGCGGGCCATGCTCGCGCGGCTTTCCGGCCGCACCCACCAGGTGTACACGGGCCTTGCCGTTGTCGACACCGCAACCGGGCAGACAGCGCAGGGCCACGAATGCACTGACGTGACCTTCCGTGACCTCACGCCGGAGGAGATAGGCTATTTTGTCGACACGGTCAAGCCCCTGGATCGCGCGGGCGCTTACACGGTGGACGGTCCCGGCAGCCTGCTCGTCGCGCGATACGATGGCTGCTATATGAACGTGCTTGGCCTGCCGATAGTCCGGCTGGACCTGCTCCTGCGGGAGATAGGCGTGCGCCTGCTCGACCATATGCATCCCCATCGCGCCGTGTTCCTGTAA
- a CDS encoding DivIVA domain-containing protein — protein sequence MRRDKVVSEVLGEEAAITPSDLYNMQFKTAAFGGYDKAEVDAFLERVADVFEDLAHQVAHLKQKCEEQRADIETFRDLEVTLKAALDSIQNYRQDILDSARREADAIVEEARAVKARAETEARKIPEGIEREARALRDLRDNLRHNLRAILEAHTILLEKIPLADDRRLAHPAPDTGAAVPPAPVNPATGDGI from the coding sequence ATGCGAAGAGACAAGGTGGTATCCGAGGTGCTCGGCGAAGAGGCGGCCATTACCCCGAGCGACCTCTACAACATGCAGTTCAAGACAGCCGCGTTCGGCGGCTATGACAAGGCTGAGGTGGACGCCTTCCTGGAGCGGGTGGCGGACGTATTCGAGGACCTTGCGCATCAGGTCGCGCACCTGAAACAGAAGTGCGAAGAGCAGCGCGCCGATATCGAGACCTTCCGCGACCTGGAAGTCACGCTGAAGGCCGCCTTGGACAGTATTCAGAACTACAGGCAGGACATCCTGGACTCGGCCCGCCGCGAGGCGGACGCCATAGTCGAAGAGGCGCGCGCGGTCAAGGCCAGGGCCGAGACCGAGGCGCGCAAGATACCGGAAGGAATCGAGCGAGAGGCCCGGGCGCTGCGCGACCTGCGTGACAACCTGCGCCACAATCTGAGAGCCATCCTCGAGGCGCATACCATCCTGCTCGAAAAGATTCCGCTGGCGGACGACCGCAGGCTGGCGCACCCCGCGCCGGATACCGGGGCGGCAGTGCCGCCCGCGCCGGTCAACCCGGCCACAGGAGACGGAATATGA
- a CDS encoding pyrroline-5-carboxylate reductase, which translates to MLQGIVGFLGYGNMGSAILEGLIEAGALTGKHAAVYDPDPDRRLAAEALGATVAAHGQALAGMSDVLILAVKPQTMHEALGDVRKGIKGGALIISIAAGISIAFIRERLKADVRIIRVMPNTPALVNAGAAGIALGPNCTQEDAAVARTIFESIGIAEIVAEKDLDVVTALSGSGPAYFFYMVECLVNAAVNEGLREEQATRLAAQTLMGAGKLLIQSGEAASALRERVTSKGGTTEAALRCLREDRFSDMLGKAVRAAAARSRELGA; encoded by the coding sequence ATGTTGCAGGGTATCGTCGGGTTCTTGGGATATGGCAACATGGGTTCAGCCATCCTGGAGGGGTTAATCGAGGCGGGCGCGCTCACGGGCAAGCACGCAGCGGTATACGACCCCGACCCCGACCGGCGGCTCGCGGCGGAAGCCCTTGGCGCGACGGTGGCCGCCCATGGCCAGGCGCTGGCCGGGATGAGCGACGTGCTGATTCTGGCGGTGAAACCTCAGACTATGCACGAGGCGCTGGGGGACGTGCGCAAAGGCATCAAGGGCGGCGCGCTCATCATCTCGATTGCGGCGGGCATCTCGATAGCCTTTATTCGAGAGCGGCTCAAGGCGGACGTGCGCATCATCCGCGTCATGCCGAATACACCGGCCCTGGTCAACGCGGGCGCGGCGGGCATCGCGCTGGGACCGAACTGCACGCAGGAAGACGCGGCCGTGGCGCGGACCATTTTCGAGTCCATCGGCATCGCGGAAATCGTGGCGGAAAAGGACCTGGATGTGGTGACGGCGCTGAGCGGCAGTGGTCCCGCCTACTTCTTCTATATGGTCGAGTGCCTGGTCAATGCGGCGGTTAACGAAGGGTTGCGCGAAGAACAGGCCACCCGCCTGGCGGCGCAGACGCTGATGGGCGCGGGAAAACTGCTGATACAGAGCGGCGAAGCGGCGTCCGCGCTGCGGGAGCGGGTAACTTCAAAAGGGGGCACGACAGAGGCGGCGCTGCGTTGCCTGCGCGAGGACCGTTTTTCGGATATGCTCGGGAAAGCGGTGCGGGCGGCGGCGGCGCGTTCGCGCGAACTGGGCGCTTGA
- a CDS encoding outer-membrane lipoprotein carrier protein LolA — protein sequence MIGAACFVAAAAMLAAEPDFDAFVKEFAGKREGVRSLQARFTELSLLPDERLETQGSLLYAKPRRIIYRTDEPERVTLVDGRYGYEYEPEIKQLMMYDLEEYPQVDAFFLGFDEDIEALAQSYLVEAFTVVEDGRRSRGIKLKPKPEDKDDAFFSEVAIYLRESDFLPFRIYIDNEEDSKTIIEIDESSYVINGALSEEETQLFVAEGTDIILNNEVLRTVGAGGERIPDPIPADGARSAPPEQPRVEETELPPPAASAETP from the coding sequence ATGATTGGCGCCGCCTGTTTTGTTGCCGCCGCGGCCATGCTCGCCGCGGAGCCGGATTTCGACGCGTTTGTCAAGGAGTTTGCGGGCAAGCGCGAAGGCGTTCGCAGCCTGCAGGCGCGGTTCACGGAACTGAGCCTGTTGCCCGACGAGCGCCTCGAAACGCAGGGCAGCCTGCTCTATGCCAAACCGCGCCGCATCATCTACCGCACCGACGAGCCGGAGCGCGTTACCCTCGTGGACGGGCGCTATGGCTATGAATATGAGCCCGAAATCAAGCAGCTCATGATGTACGACCTGGAAGAATACCCCCAGGTGGACGCCTTTTTCCTCGGGTTTGACGAAGATATCGAAGCGTTGGCGCAGTCTTATCTGGTCGAGGCGTTTACCGTGGTCGAGGATGGCCGCCGCAGCCGCGGCATCAAGCTCAAGCCGAAACCGGAAGACAAGGACGACGCCTTCTTCTCGGAGGTCGCCATTTACCTGCGCGAAAGCGATTTCCTGCCGTTCCGCATTTATATCGATAATGAGGAGGACTCGAAAACAATCATTGAAATTGACGAGTCCAGTTATGTCATCAACGGCGCGCTGAGCGAAGAAGAAACGCAGTTGTTCGTTGCCGAGGGCACCGACATCATTCTCAATAACGAGGTTTTGCGCACCGTAGGTGCGGGCGGCGAACGTATTCCCGACCCGATTCCCGCGGACGGCGCGCGCTCCGCGCCGCCGGAGCAGCCCCGCGTCGAGGAAACGGAACTTCCGCCCCCCGCGGCGTCCGCGGAAACGCCGTGA
- a CDS encoding glycoside hydrolase family 127 protein, with protein MMRGTLLYGLFVALLLCQHRPIAAQIAARGELAARIDLTHSRFLLGEMPAFTDDFILADVALRPDYPRRFADFSGDVSGRFLGAMALLPPPNWDAAALVKRIVEYQRADGRFGTESLVFRPSEIGPEHMALLWGNGRLLAGLVEYWQVSQDGAALAAARRNADFILEVRDACSKPEVAERLRGKAANGYICFTQIIEGLVMLFNATQDARYLEGAEQIAVWFQRPFETQHTHGYLTTLRGVMMLHAVTNKEEYLRTAEECYAAIVASPDYLIYGGMPEYFTNPNKRDEGCAIADFLRLSLQLWRATSKMEYLERAERCLFNHFYGNQFNTGDFGHDFLSDQGMVSGNGFGRAWWCCSMHGLRAFRDVLDSIAAKTGDGLRVDLFLDAQWRGDGLGFTLDTEEHGLRLTMDEAPAEPVTLAVRCPAWAQDFQVSLNGAPIDTELREGYRLVRRAWNEGDALAVHLKPRMTLLTRAGKPLTPAGLTEEPVEAALFLGPRLMGVDSHYDPMFHGEPWLGNTIWLTDNWVPTAPPDPDPLALPSWHIPVVYVHESFPDLCEAVLRPFSERTRHEQGLFTVWLRYRKGPS; from the coding sequence ATGATGCGCGGAACATTGCTATATGGACTGTTCGTGGCATTGTTATTGTGTCAACACCGCCCCATTGCCGCTCAGATTGCCGCGCGCGGTGAACTTGCGGCCCGCATTGATTTGACGCATAGCCGTTTCCTGTTGGGGGAAATGCCCGCGTTCACGGATGACTTCATTCTGGCCGACGTGGCGTTGCGCCCGGATTACCCGCGGCGGTTCGCGGATTTCAGCGGCGATGTCTCCGGCCGCTTTCTGGGCGCCATGGCATTGTTGCCACCGCCAAATTGGGACGCAGCCGCGCTGGTCAAGCGCATCGTCGAATATCAGCGCGCCGATGGGCGTTTCGGCACGGAATCGCTGGTGTTTCGCCCTTCGGAAATCGGCCCGGAGCACATGGCCCTGCTCTGGGGCAATGGACGTCTGCTGGCCGGGCTGGTGGAGTACTGGCAAGTCAGCCAGGACGGCGCGGCGCTGGCCGCCGCCCGCCGCAACGCGGATTTTATTCTCGAGGTGCGCGACGCGTGCTCGAAACCCGAAGTGGCCGAGCGGCTGCGCGGCAAGGCCGCCAATGGGTACATCTGCTTCACGCAGATCATCGAGGGGCTGGTGATGCTCTTCAACGCGACCCAGGACGCGCGATATCTCGAAGGGGCGGAACAGATCGCCGTGTGGTTCCAGCGTCCTTTTGAGACACAGCACACGCACGGTTATCTCACGACGCTGCGCGGCGTCATGATGCTGCACGCAGTCACAAACAAGGAAGAGTATTTGCGGACGGCAGAAGAGTGCTACGCCGCGATCGTGGCGTCGCCGGACTATTTGATTTACGGCGGCATGCCCGAGTATTTCACGAACCCCAACAAGCGCGACGAAGGGTGCGCTATCGCTGATTTCCTGCGGTTGAGCCTGCAACTGTGGCGCGCCACGAGCAAGATGGAGTACCTCGAACGGGCGGAACGCTGCCTGTTCAACCATTTCTACGGCAATCAGTTCAATACCGGCGATTTCGGGCATGACTTTCTCTCTGACCAGGGCATGGTCTCCGGAAACGGTTTCGGCCGCGCCTGGTGGTGCTGCTCGATGCATGGCTTGCGCGCGTTTCGCGATGTGCTGGATTCCATAGCCGCCAAGACCGGCGACGGCCTCCGCGTGGACCTGTTTCTCGATGCACAATGGCGCGGCGACGGCCTGGGATTCACGCTAGATACCGAGGAACACGGCCTGCGCCTCACGATGGATGAAGCGCCCGCGGAACCCGTAACGCTGGCCGTGCGCTGCCCGGCGTGGGCGCAGGATTTCCAGGTCTCGCTGAATGGCGCGCCCATCGATACCGAATTGCGCGAAGGATACCGGCTTGTCCGGCGCGCATGGAATGAAGGAGACGCGCTTGCGGTCCATCTCAAGCCGCGCATGACGCTGCTGACGCGGGCAGGCAAGCCTTTGACGCCCGCCGGTCTCACGGAAGAACCCGTAGAGGCGGCGCTCTTTCTCGGGCCGCGCCTGATGGGAGTAGACTCCCACTATGACCCGATGTTTCATGGCGAACCGTGGCTGGGCAATACGATATGGCTGACGGACAACTGGGTGCCCACCGCGCCGCCCGACCCCGATCCGCTGGCCCTGCCGTCCTGGCACATCCCCGTGGTCTACGTTCACGAGAGCTTCCCTGACCTCTGCGAGGCCGTGTTGCGGCCTTTCTCAGAACGCACGCGGCACGAACAGGGCCTGTTTACGGTGTGGTTGCGCTATCGCAAGGGGCCGTCATAA
- a CDS encoding N-acetyltransferase, translating into MVDKRPDGPEKSTTGEPAGSVALRGEVRKPRLTEVVALKALIDGAQGAVLTRELRELYENVRDFYVFADESGLGGCVALHIDMIDLAEVRTLVVRPDLQRRGIGRRLLDAVLNEAEGLDIARVYAFTREPAFFASNGFRVVDRSELPYKVFKDCTRCRLFPGCDETAMVRDLRAAGGTPVEGG; encoded by the coding sequence ATGGTAGATAAGCGGCCGGACGGTCCGGAAAAGAGCACAACCGGCGAACCCGCGGGCTCGGTTGCGCTGCGAGGCGAGGTGCGCAAGCCAAGGTTGACCGAAGTGGTCGCGTTGAAGGCGTTGATCGACGGCGCGCAGGGCGCCGTGCTCACGCGTGAATTGCGGGAACTCTACGAGAATGTGCGGGATTTCTATGTGTTCGCGGACGAATCCGGCCTTGGCGGCTGCGTCGCGCTGCATATTGACATGATCGACCTGGCGGAGGTGCGGACGCTGGTGGTCCGCCCGGACTTGCAGCGGCGGGGCATTGGCCGGCGCCTGCTCGATGCGGTTCTGAACGAGGCGGAGGGTCTCGATATCGCGCGGGTGTACGCATTTACGCGCGAGCCCGCGTTCTTCGCGAGCAATGGCTTTCGCGTGGTCGACCGCTCGGAATTGCCGTACAAGGTATTCAAGGACTGCACGCGCTGCCGGTTGTTTCCGGGCTGTGACGAGACGGCCATGGTCAGGGATTTGCGCGCGGCGGGCGGCACGCCGGTGGAAGGAGGTTGA